The proteins below come from a single Malus sylvestris chromosome 3, drMalSylv7.2, whole genome shotgun sequence genomic window:
- the LOC126615931 gene encoding uncharacterized protein LOC126615931 — MASGSGSRPISGGPPLPAPLSDGDGKRETLPETPWYDLPIQNVASGGFTPPFVPEDEASERTTVREVILDALSKASEEAGAGFVDSVNAADPTRIATEVEAVLFEQWGLNDLSNHPVCEKYAALLSTLHDTDIKVLRKQVLLGDITPQMLANMSVDELYQSYPKPTFSYDFCASYVNYIAKDEEFVQRKRKRKMIQRKNS; from the exons atGGCGTCAGGGTCAGGTTCAAGGCCAATTTCAGGCGGGCCACCTTTACCAGCGCCTCTGTCGGACGGTGATGGTAAGAGGGAAACGCTGCCGGAGACGCCTTGGTATGATCTCCCTATACAAAATGTAGCTTCTGGTGGATTTACGCCACCGTTTGTCCCTGAAG ATGAAGCCTCCGAACGGACTACTGTACGGGAGGTCATTTTGGACGCTTTGTCCAAGGCATCTGAGGAAGCCGGTGCAGGATTTGTGGATTCTGTCAATGCAGCTGACCCTACTAGAATTGCTACTGAAGTGGAGGCTGTGCTGTTTGAGCAATGGGGTCTCAATGATCTGTCAAACCATCCAGTGTGTGAAAAGTATGCAGCTTTATTAAGTACGCTGCATGACACTGATATCAAAGTTTTGCGTAAACAAGTTCTTCTTGGAGATATCACGCCACAGATGTTGGCCAACATGTCTGTAGATGAACTGTATCAGAGTTACCCCAAGCCTACGTTTTCATACGACTTTTGTGCCTCGtatgttaactacattgcaaaagatgaagaattcgtacagaggaagaggaagaggaagatgatACAGAGGAAGAATTCGTAA